tgtaACGACGGCGCTCTCTGATAGGCCGACCTGCAGCCAATAGGAGAAGACAGAATTTTAATAGTAAACACTGGAGGGATAAGCCTTTTGTCCTCACCGGGCCTCCGTAGTAATGTAGTCTTACCGCGTGTTTTCAGACGATCCCACCTGCAGCACCTCAGCCATGACCACACCTGGATCTGATGGACCAATCAGatcacagctgtcagtctgaGCCAATCACTCATCACTTCCCACCCCGTTATTAAACTCACATAATTCATGAATTAATACGTTTCCAAACAAATACTAACGGATCAATAAGTGCTAAAATGGTGACTCTTCTGTCTGTTCACCTTCTAATCATTCTACCGTTTCATTCAGTGATCATTAAGACAAACCGAAGACTTGGGATAAGTTGGGATATTTCAGAAACACTTATTGgaattattctaattatttgtCTCACGTGCTCTCAGCAGCTTTTCAAACTCTCCGGAGTCACTAATCAACTGTGAACGTGTCTCACTAAGACAGTGGATTTTATCAAAGTTAGGTCGATTTTGTTTAAAATGCTCGTTGGGTGTTGTGGCACCTGAGCCGGATTGAAGAATCCATCATATACTTTCACAATCCGTTTCAAATAGTTGTATGTTCTGATCACATTCATGCTGACAAACAACTTTACTGTCAAATTGGTTCATATTTGAACGGAGTTTGGCGAAGCTGTTCGCTGCCGTGTCTAAGGCTGCCAGTCAGTCCGTCCGCTCCGTTAAACATCGACAGCAGCTAAGATGTTGTGGTGAATGTTCCTCAGTAATCTCTTGGTTTATCAACTAAACGTTTCCTGTTTTCTCACCTTAAACTTCCACAAAGTCCCAGAAAAAGTAAACACTCTAGTCCGTTGTCTCTGTCGGGTTTGAACTTCCTGGGGCGGCTCTGATTGGACCACAGATATATACAGCCCTGTGATTGGACGATTCGACGGCAATGATTCCATCGTCACTTCCGTGGGCTGCATGGTGTTCCACCGCCCCCGCTGGCTGCAGGGTGTACTGCACACTGTACAAAACAACGGCAGGACTTCTGATCACTTCTATTGATTCATAAACTGACGTTTGTGCATTTGAATTCTAATCAGTGTAActaattcagtgtgtttgatcagTGTAACTGATCCACTGTGTTTTCTAATAGAGTCCAGACATCCACCTGTTCTGTGTTCAGCTCTCTGTGGATCATCTCCTGTTAACAGTTACAGCTGCTTCAGCCCAGGATCCACATCTggaggacaggacacacacacacacacacacacacacacacacacacacacacacagtaacacacacacacacacacacacagagtaacacacacacacacacgcacacacacacacacacacacacacacacacacacacacagtaacacacacacacacgcacagagtaacacacacacacacacagtaacacacacacacatgcacagagtaacacacacacagacacacacacacacagtaacacacacacacacacacacacacatgcacagagtaacacacacacacacacacacacacacagtaacacacacacacacacacacacacacatgcacacacagtaacacacacacacacacacacacacacacacacatgcacacacagtaacacacacacacacacacacatgcacagagtaacacacacacacacacgcacagagtaacacacacacacacacacacacacagtaacacacacacacacacgcacagagtaacacacacacacacacacacacacacacacagtaacacacacacacacacacacacacacatgcacagagtaacacacacacacacacacacgcacagagtaacacacacacacacacacacacacacagtaacacacacacacacacacatgcacagagtaacacacacagacacagacacacacacacacacacagtaacacacacacacacacacacatgcaccgagtaacacacacacacacacacacacacacacacagtaacacacacacacacacacacacacacatgcacagagtaacacacacacacacacacgcacagagtaacacacacacacacacacacacacacacacacacacacagtaacacacacacacacacacacacacacacacacacacacagtaacacacacacacacacacacagtaacacacacacacacacacacacacacacacacagtaacacacacacacacacacacagtaacacacacacacacacacacagtaacacacacacacacacacagtaacacacacagacacagacacacacacacacacagtaacacacacacacacacacacacacaataacaaacacagtaacacacacacacacaataacaaacacagtaacacacacacacacacacacacacaataacaaacacagtaacacacacacacacacacacacacacaataacaaacacagtaacacacacacacacacacacacacacacacacaataacaaacacagtaacacacacacacacacacacacacaataacaaacacagtaacacacacacacacacacacacacacacacacaataacaaacacagtaacacacacacacacacacacacacacacacacacacaataacaaacacagtaacacacacacacaataacaaacacagtaacacacacacacacacacacacacacaataacaaacacagtaacacacacacacacaataacacacagacactgattgtgtgttactctgtgtgtgtgtgtgttactgtgtgtgtgttactgtgtgtgtgtgtgtgttactgtgtgtgtgttactgtgtgtgtgtgtgtgtgtgttactgtgtgtgtgttcactgacagTTTCAGTGTCGCCACACCTGAGTGACGTCAGCACTGAGTCGTAGGAGTGTCTGGAGTGTCTTCCTGTTTGTTCCAGGtgagacacacctgagcagaGTGTCAGAGGAGACGGGGGTCCACGAGCTGCTCTTTTAAAcctttcatcttttcactcTGGGGGAAAACGCTTCCGGTTCCTCTGCGGACTGTCCGAGCGGAGAGACGCGGCAGGAGGCGGTAAactcttctctcctgctccgttcactctgactgcagctgaaatgccccccctctcctcttcctcccccctctcctcttcctccctctacctcctcctccttctcctcctcctcctcctgcggCCCTCCGGAGCGGCAGAGGACGCGGACTGCAGCGGTGCGTTCCGCTCCGGTCAGCAGAACTTCGTGTTGGACGCGCAGGACGCGGTGGCGGAAGGAGCTGCTCTGCTCGCCACTGCGCATGTGCGCTCCGCAGAGGAGTGTGAACGCGCGTGCTGCGAAGACCCGCGCTGCAACCTGGCGCTGCTGGAGCCGCGCGAcgcggcagcggcagcagcagcgaaCCGCACATGCGTCATGTTCAATTGCGTCCACAGAAACCGCTTCGTGTGCAGGTTCGTGAACCAGGCGGGATACCGGAGCTACATCAGGAAGTCCGTGTTCCTGAAACACCTGCAGGGACCCGGTGAGTCCACCTGGACCAGCTCAGCGTCacatcaatcaataatcaataagcctagcctagcctagcctagcctagcctagcttaaCTCAGCGTAGcttaaaacacaacattaataAATGGTTCCACTCCtggactcttattttgaagtttATATCACAGCTCGTGGtgctgcagtgacttcctgtttacacagCTGATTGCTCCTGATTGGACGGCGCTACAGATTCAGACATGAGGTTATGAACATCTCCTCTTTGTGACATCACTGTGTCTCCAGGTGAGCAGGCTCCACCCATCGCCATCGCAGGCCGTGATGTCATCGTTCAGCCCGGAGAGACGGTGACGCTCAACGGCATCCAGAGCCTGGCGCTGGGCGACGCCCACATCGTGGACTACCACTGGGGTCTCCAGAGCGGAGATGCCAGCGTCCGCACGGAGGTCAGAAGGGCTGAGTCACAGGGGGCGGGGCTTAGCACAGGTACAGGTAACCAATGGGATGACAGCTGgacagaaacagctgctctgATTCTAAAACACCTTAATCAATCATTAATCATCCATTAATCGACCAGCAGCGTCCACGGTACCAAACCCCTGCAGGTTTGGTTCTTCTAGTTATTATAATAAGACATGGCTCTTCCTGTCTGCACAGGTGAGAGCTCAGGTACATTCAGCATGTATGTGATTGTTGACAGAGCTCAATGTCAGCTGTCGTGTTTGGAATAATGATGTCCTCCATTTTTAAAGCTGAAGTTTGTTTTATCTGAAAGTTTCTTCTTCCCTCTGTAAACGGAGAGCTTGTCAATAAAGTTGTTGATAAACCATTTGAATGTGTGTCTCCACCTGTGGCTCCACTGAGCTGAACTGAGTCTTAAATGCAGCGTTTTCTGAATGTGGTTCTGCAGAAGACGGCCCTACCTGACCAGGTGCAGCTCTCCGGCCTGCAGCCGGGCTCCTACGTCTTCCAGCTGACCGTCACCGACTCCAGCGGCCAATCGGACGCCGCCAAGGTCAGCGTCCTCGTCCTCAGCCCAGAGATGACCAGCCGTGAGTGCTCATGGGAAACGTAGTCTGCCGATAACTCAGTTAATCTGCTCTATTGACAGGTTATTGATctgttaatcaatcaatcaatctttatttatatagcaccaattcataacagcgttatctcaagactctcAAGAGCAGGTCAGACCGGACCGTTTAAAtgttcaacaggaaggattcaagaatccccacagagcagctcagagattagattagacagcagtggaggaggaactcccctttaacaggaggaactcccctttaacaggaagaactcccctttaacaggaggaactcccctttaacaggaggaactcccctttaacaggaagaactcccctttaacaggaggaactcccctttaacaggaagaactcccctttaacaggaggaactcccctttaacaggaagaactcccctttaacaggaagaactcccctttaacaggaggaactcccctttaacaggaagaaacctcgaacagacccaggatcagagggggggcttctgtaggggtccgcattgggtggaggttggacagagagagagacagagggagagagagacagacagagagagagacagacagagagagagacagacaacacaaacagcaccagTGTACTAACAGTGTCTTCAGCACTAACAGAATGTGACTAACAGAGTAGCAggatgatattattgaaaaacatgatgagtggccGACGAtacgcagcagtgattcatgaaccagagaaccacatcagcaggaccaggaccaggatccacaggatccacaggaacctgagaaccacatcagcaggaccaggaccaggatccacaggaacctgagagatgagaaaagcacagaaaggctccggggaagatagcaagttagaaacagacattaaagagacatgaagcgtcaggatggagaggaagaggaggagagaggagcccagtgcagcatgggagtcccccggcagtctgagcctatagcagcataactaggggctggtccaagacctgatccagtcctgaactataggcttcatcactaaggaaggtttttagtccactctgaaatgtagagagggtgtctgcccccctgaacccagactggaaggaggttccacaggagaggagcctgatagctgaaagctctggctccatcactactttagaggactttaggaaccaccagtaggcctgcagtctgggagcacagtgctctagtggggtagtacggtactatgagctctttcagagatgatggagcctgaacattaagagctttggaggtgaggagaaggattttaaactctgttctagattttactggaagccagtgaagagaagccagtacaggagaaagatggtctcttctcttagttctggtcagaacaggagcagcagcgttctggaccagctggagagtctttaaggacttattggggcagcctgataataatgagttacaatagtccaacctagaagtgactcgtgtgtggactaatttttctgcatcatctccagacaggatggacctgattttaacaacattagtagatggaaaaaggcagttctagaaatctgtttaatgtgggagttaaaggacaaatcctgatcaataagactccagattcctcccagtggagctggaggccacagtgatgctgtccagagcagttatgttggtagaaaaggtgtttagagcagaataacttcagtttagtctgagtttagTAGCTCttccaggactttatgtccttaaggcagacttgaagtttactcaactgattggattcatcaggctttattgatcagtataattgggtatcatctgcataacagtggaaatgaatggagtccTTCCCGATAATATTGCTCTATTGACAGGTTATTGATCTGTTAAACTGCTCTATTGACAGGTTATTGATCTGTTAAACTGCTCTATTGACAGGTTATTGATtgataaacatgttttcatgctCACTGAGGTGAATCAGTGTTTGTGGTTTCATGCTGATGATCCACACCTGGACTCAAACTGGTCAGACTAGAatacctgacacacacacacacacacacacacacacacacacacacacacacacacacccttctcATGAATGTTCTCACGTTGTAAACCTGTTGAGGAACATGTGACCCAGCACATATTGCGTGTTGCCGTGGTTACGGGGCTGACACACCTGTGCTGTGTGGTAACATTTAAAGTGACCTGACGTCAGTGCTGACTGAGctgacagtctgtctgtctgtctgtctgtctgtctgtctgactgtctgactgcctgtctgtctgtctgtctgtctgtctgtcgttctgtctgactgcctgactgtctgactgcctgtctgtctgtctgtcgttctgtctgactgtctgactgcctgtctgtctgactgcctgactgtctgactgtctgactgcctgtctgtctgtcagtgtacTGTCTGTCTCCAGTGAAGGTCGGTCCTTGTCGCGCTGCGTTTCCTCGCTGGCGTTATGATGTCATGGCgggtgtctgtgtgcagtttgtgttCGGAGGCTGTAAACCAAACAACAATAACTTCCTGTCCAAGGACgagtgtctgtctgcctgcagcgGGGTCACAGGtaacaacacacacctgacaacacacacctgacaggacacactgacaggacacacacctgacaggacacactgacaggacacacacctgacaggacacacacctgacaggacatgctgacaggacacacacctgacaggacacactgacaggacacacacctgacagcacacacacctgacaggacacacacctgacagcacacacacctgacagcacacacacttgacaggacacacacctgacagcacacacacttgacaggacacacacctgacagcacacacacttgacagcacacacacctgacagcacacacacctgacaggacacacacctgacagcacacacacctgacaggacacacacctgacagcacacacacctgacagcacacacacttgacaggacacacacctgacagcacacacacttgacaggacacacacctgacagcacacacacctgacagcacacacacctgacaggacacacacctgacagcacacacacctgacaggacacacacctgacaggacacactgacagcacacacacctgacttcagtactgatgatgtgtttctgtttttttgtccacAGTGACATCAGAGAGGAGCAGcgctctgcctgctgctggtcagtcccacaatgcacctgtTCTTATGAGCTATCTGCTAACATGTGTAGGATGTACAGgctaaacgtgtgtgtgtgttcagaggtgTGTGGGACGGCCTGTCGCTCTGATcagctgacctgcagcagtggcTGCTGTCTGCACAGAGGTCTGGAGTGTGACGGCGAGAAGCACTGCAGCGACGGCTCAGACGAGGACCACTGCAGCAaacgtaacacacacacacacacacacacacacacacacacctgacaaaCGATACAGAACACTTAACCTGCAGCAGTGacctccttcctcctgctcctcatcctcagtcAACCAGACCCTCGGCCGCCTGATGGACATCGACGTTAACCAGAGGAAAGGTCAGTGTCTCTGAACACCTCCAAGATAACAGGCTATAAGCTATCAGGCTACATGCTAACAGGCTATAAGCTATCAGGCTACATGCTAACAGGCTACATGCTAACAATGACCTCCTCTGAACAGCTCGGTGCTCGGAGCCCCCCCACACTGGCCCCTGTCGGGCCAGTCACACCCGCTGGTACTACGACCCTCTGAACAGGAAGTGCAGCCGCTTCACCTACGGCGGCTGTAACGCCAACGGAAACAACTTTGAGGAAGAAGACAAGTGCAGCGACACCTGCGACGGAGTCACCGgtaccccccccacacacacacacacacacaaagaaaacagtcaacatgttaaatatttgatcaaataaagaaagaaagctgtCGGATTGTACAGAAATAAACcaaatcaaatgtttgtgtgcagagagtAACGTCTTCTTCAAAGGGATCTTTGAACGTTACGAGAAGGACGACGAGAGTGACTCAGGTAGGAACACACACAATTAACACGTGGTGGTGGTCATATCAGCGTACCGTACAGGAAGTGACCTCGCTGTCTCCTCCTCAG
Above is a genomic segment from Pempheris klunzingeri isolate RE-2024b chromosome 18, fPemKlu1.hap1, whole genome shotgun sequence containing:
- the LOC139217738 gene encoding kunitz-type protease inhibitor 1-like; this translates as MPPLSSSSPLSSSSLYLLLLLLLLLLRPSGAAEDADCSGAFRSGQQNFVLDAQDAVAEGAALLATAHVRSAEECERACCEDPRCNLALLEPRDAAAAAAANRTCVMFNCVHRNRFVCRFVNQAGYRSYIRKSVFLKHLQGPGEQAPPIAIAGRDVIVQPGETVTLNGIQSLALGDAHIVDYHWGLQSGDASVRTEKTALPDQVQLSGLQPGSYVFQLTVTDSSGQSDAAKVSVLVLSPEMTSLYCLSPVKVGPCRAAFPRWRYDVMAGVCVQFVFGGCKPNNNNFLSKDECLSACSGVTVTSERSSALPAAEVCGTACRSDQLTCSSGCCLHRGLECDGEKHCSDGSDEDHCSKLNQTLGRLMDIDVNQRKARCSEPPHTGPCRASHTRWYYDPLNRKCSRFTYGGCNANGNNFEEEDKCSDTCDGVTESNVFFKGIFERYEKDDESDSGHIALAVLLSVAILALLAVLTYCFLKARKKSSHRAVTTGPAHMPLSGQDTLVYNSTTKPV